The following are encoded in a window of Roseimaritima ulvae genomic DNA:
- a CDS encoding class I SAM-dependent methyltransferase, with protein sequence MLTRVLEPEFNDDVTETAQYDAMDHAAVNQAFVDDLVATGSVGPDILDLGTGTARIPILLCQRLPDVRVMAIDAAVSMLERAQANVDIAGLLERIQLEHEQVKDLDVFADQMFDCVISNSILHHLPEPALALQHSLRLVKPGGRVFHRDLFRPETEQQVEQLVDEHVGDHPEQARQLLRQSLHAALTVDEARQMAVQFGLAGEAVQQTSDRHWTLSAIAGPELGG encoded by the coding sequence ATGCTTACGCGTGTACTTGAACCCGAATTCAACGACGACGTTACGGAAACCGCGCAGTACGACGCCATGGATCACGCGGCGGTCAATCAGGCGTTTGTGGACGACCTGGTGGCCACCGGCAGCGTGGGCCCCGACATTCTGGATCTTGGTACCGGGACGGCTCGCATCCCGATTCTGTTATGTCAGCGGCTGCCGGACGTTCGTGTAATGGCCATCGATGCGGCGGTCAGTATGTTGGAACGCGCCCAGGCGAATGTTGACATCGCGGGGCTGTTGGAGCGGATTCAGTTGGAGCACGAGCAGGTCAAGGATTTGGACGTGTTTGCCGACCAGATGTTTGATTGTGTGATCAGCAACAGTATCCTGCACCACTTGCCCGAACCGGCCCTGGCTCTGCAGCATTCGCTGCGATTGGTCAAACCCGGCGGCCGGGTTTTTCATCGCGATCTATTTCGCCCCGAAACCGAGCAGCAGGTGGAGCAGTTGGTGGACGAGCACGTTGGGGACCACCCGGAGCAGGCACGGCAGTTGTTGCGGCAATCCTTGCACGCCGCGTTGACGGTGGACGAAGCCCGGCAGATGGCCGTGCAGTTCGGGTTGGCCGGCGAGGCCGTGCAGCAGACGAGCGACCGGCATTGGACGCTGAGTGCGATTGCCGGACCGGAACTGGGCGGGTAA
- a CDS encoding permease yields the protein MLDNVAGLILMVSLLAMLGLPAQFVVEAMVPGTAIGVLLGDLAFFFVALRLAKRTGRDDVTAMPLGLDTPSTFGMIFFVLAPAFQHAATNLQLPVAEAAEYTWHIGIVCVVACGILKLICTPISGWVRRLVPRAGLLGSLAAIALVLISFLPLLHIFSYPLPGLVALAIVLTALIGRARLPFQLPGTVGALLVAGTVYYLMLWLEMPGYVAAEAIETQWLPTRWLEAWTFGWTARIGDALPYLPVALPFALVTVVGGIDCTESAAAGGDEYDTKTVIGVEAVATLLAGLSGGVIQTTPYIGHPAYKAMGGRAAYTLATALLIGSAGVIGYFGYLYQWIPAPAVYPILVFVGLEISSQSFLATPRRHYPAVAIACLPALAFLALHMPGRMMPAVSVDQVLPEVQRDLQTLRMLSNSFILTSLLWSWMLVAVIDRKLRLAAGVSAVAALFTLFGIIHSPLETNSIALPFGPQAWEAIVLSGPYRPLVFEYAAGYIAVSVVLLLWSKMPQPDSPASSH from the coding sequence ATGCTGGATAACGTGGCGGGCTTGATCCTGATGGTCAGCCTGCTGGCGATGTTGGGGCTGCCCGCTCAGTTTGTTGTGGAAGCCATGGTGCCGGGCACGGCGATCGGTGTGCTGTTGGGCGATTTGGCGTTTTTCTTTGTGGCCCTGCGGTTGGCCAAGCGGACCGGTCGCGACGACGTGACGGCGATGCCCCTGGGACTCGATACGCCGAGTACCTTTGGGATGATTTTCTTTGTGCTGGCGCCGGCCTTTCAGCATGCCGCGACGAACCTGCAGCTGCCGGTGGCCGAAGCCGCCGAGTACACCTGGCACATCGGCATCGTGTGTGTGGTGGCCTGTGGAATCTTGAAGTTGATCTGTACGCCGATCAGCGGTTGGGTGCGGCGGTTGGTGCCTCGAGCCGGTTTGTTGGGGTCGCTGGCCGCGATCGCCTTGGTGTTGATCAGCTTCTTGCCGCTGCTGCATATCTTCAGCTATCCGCTGCCCGGTCTGGTGGCCTTGGCGATCGTGTTAACGGCCCTGATCGGCCGCGCCCGGTTGCCCTTTCAACTGCCCGGCACGGTGGGGGCTCTATTGGTCGCCGGGACGGTTTATTACCTGATGTTGTGGCTGGAGATGCCGGGCTATGTGGCGGCTGAAGCGATCGAAACGCAGTGGCTGCCCACACGTTGGCTAGAGGCCTGGACGTTTGGCTGGACGGCACGCATCGGCGATGCCCTGCCCTACTTGCCGGTCGCCCTGCCCTTCGCTTTGGTGACCGTCGTCGGCGGCATCGACTGCACCGAAAGCGCCGCGGCCGGAGGCGACGAATACGACACCAAGACCGTGATCGGCGTTGAAGCGGTGGCCACACTGCTGGCCGGCTTGAGCGGCGGAGTGATCCAGACCACGCCCTACATTGGCCATCCGGCGTATAAAGCCATGGGTGGCCGAGCGGCGTACACGCTGGCTACCGCGCTGCTGATCGGTTCCGCCGGCGTGATCGGATACTTTGGATACCTGTATCAATGGATCCCGGCACCGGCCGTGTATCCGATCCTGGTGTTTGTAGGTTTGGAGATCTCGTCGCAAAGCTTCCTCGCCACGCCGCGACGCCACTATCCGGCGGTCGCGATTGCTTGCCTTCCGGCCCTGGCGTTCCTGGCCCTGCACATGCCCGGCCGGATGATGCCGGCGGTGAGTGTCGATCAAGTGCTGCCCGAAGTGCAACGAGATTTGCAGACCCTGCGAATGCTCTCCAATAGTTTTATTTTGACCAGTCTGTTGTGGTCGTGGATGTTGGTGGCGGTGATCGATCGAAAGCTGCGATTGGCCGCGGGCGTGTCCGCTGTGGCGGCCCTGTTCACCCTGTTTGGCATCATTCATTCACCGCTGGAAACCAATAGTATCGCCTTGCCCTTCGGCCCCCAGGCTTGGGAGGCGATCGTGTTGTCAGGACCCTATCGCCCACTGGTGTTCGAATACGCCGCCGGTTACATCGCCGTCAGCGTGGTGTTGCTGCTGTGGTCGAAAATGCCTCAGCCCGATTCCCCGGCTTCGTCTCACTAA